The Flavivirga eckloniae genomic interval CCCTCCAGACCCATACCCTCTATAGTTTGTTCTATCTAACCAGCGAATAAAGGAGTATCGCAAGCTATTTATTGAAAAATTTCTATCATTTATAGGAGGCTCCTTTATAACAATTGCATTTTTAAACCCTGCTGCTTCAAAAGCCTGCAACCATTCTTCTACACCTGCTTTTAAATATGGTTTCCACTTTTCTGGTGTTGCCGGGTCATAATAAAAGGTAATGGGTTTTATTGGTTCACTTAAAACCTGTTCTTTATTCTTTTTAACTAATCTCCATCGCGTAATTGATGCTCTCTCCATTACCGGATTTAAATAATCTTCTTCCTTTCCAAAACCTATTCGATAATTATATAATCTTGGCATCATAGGGCTTGGTAGCAAGAACAAACTAAAATCTATATTAACCGTTAATGGGCCTTGCTCTGAGGAAAATGTCTTGCTTGTTTTTACTTCAATCACATTATCAAATGTTAGTACCTTATCAATAAATGCCAAATCCTGATATACTTTCCCTCTTCCTGAAAGAGGTTTAGGCGTACTTAAAAATAAAGAACTAACGTCAATAACATAACTTGATCCATTAGCTCCTATTGTTAATATTGGAAATATGGCTGGTGTTATCTTGACATCAAACTTATCTTTTGAAGTTTTTTTAGTTACCGGAATTACCCCTCCTACTTTCGATTCGATTTCAGAAATAATTAAATGAATTCTATTTCCTCTTTTTTCCCACTTAACCTGCTGAGGGTTAGAATATTTATGATGTTCTACAAATAACATTGCCTTGTTCAATATAGCTGAAGGGATTTCTAAATAGAGTTTATTATTTAGAAGGTGTGTTAATAAAAAACCTTTTTGAGTCATGATTTCAGATGTAATGACTTCCTGATATGGTTTTACATTATTCATTATTTTCTGAGCATAACTTTGTACGCTTATTATATATAGCATTAAGGTTGCTATTTTAATATAACTTCTCATTGTTCAGATTTTAAATGTTTTTTGATTTTTAGTTTTGAGCTTTCTTCTTGAGAGATTACTCATTTACTTTATTTCACTAAATAGAAAAATTGTAAATGCTTTGTTTTTCCCTCCTTCGAGAGTATGACAAATTAACTAATCAGTACCCATCATTTTGTGGTATTAAATTCGGGTTCAATAAAATTTCAGATTCCGGAATAGGCAATAAAATGTCTTTATCCTGCCAATTCGACTTAACTGGCGCTAATATTTCGGCAGCTTTTCCTAACCTTTTTAGATCGAACCAACGGTGGCCATGTTCTGTAAACAACTCCACACGACGTTCTTGTAAAATTACTCCTAACAACGCATCGGTACTTGCTGCTATTGTATTTGGTAATCCTGCCCGGGTTCTAACTACATTTAAGTCTTCTTGTGCACCCGATATATCACCACGTTGAGCCCGAGCTTCTGCCCGTATTAAATATTGCTCTGCCAATCGAAATACAACTGGGTATTCTTTTGATTCCGCTTCTCCATCTAAATTTTCAGTAGAACCTGCTTCTTTATATTTATATGCATGGTACCAAGTATTTGAACCACTGTTAACACTTCTCGTCCAACTATACTTACGTAAATCATTAGGCTGAAAGGTTTTTACCATTGATTCACTTAAGGTGGGTTTAATACCTGGATTAACTGTAAAAATAAAACTGCCGCCATAGCTTGCGTTTTCACCTTCTACAGAAGGTCTAAATTGCCATATAGTGCTTGATGCGTTTTTTAAAAACACCTTATTTAAGTCTGGTTCTAATACAAAACTATTAATTATGTTGCTTGCCATAGTTTCTGCAAGATGCCACTGGTGTGTATACAGGTATACCCTAGCTAGTAATGCCTTCACAACACCTTTATATACGCGTATGCGTTCACCTGATATATCTTCACTTAACAGATTGGCTGCCTCTATTAAATCTTTTATAATGTAATCATATACTTTATTTATAGGATCACGAAACGCTATTACATTTACTGTGTAATCGGTTGTCCTGATATAGGGAACAGGACCATAAAGTTCTACTAGCAAAAAGTGGAGATACCCTCTAATAAATAAAGCTTCTCCCTTTAATTGATTGTGATCTTCTAAAGATAAAGTCGCGGAATTCTCAACACCTTCTATAATTGCATTTGCAGTATAAATCAAATTGTAGGTATGATTCCACCAACCAGATATTCTTGAATTTGTTGCAGATATTGAATGATCAAAAAATGGATTCTGAATATTAAATTGATCCATTTCATCAGCATACAGACCCAATTCAGAACTATTTCCTCCTTCATATCCAGACATCAAACCTCCATCTCGCATTTCAACGTATATATTTCTTATAGCTGCTGTAGCTGTTGCAGCATCTTGAAAAACATCTGATGATGTTAATTGATTTTGGGGAAGATCCACCTCAACAAAATCATCACAATTACTAAAAAGTAGGATGAATAAAAATGCATGTAATACTTTTATAGAATAGCACCTACAACTAATTAAAGTTTCAATTGTGTATCTCATTTTTATATTTTTATTAAGCGATATCATTATTTTTTAAAAACTTAAACTCAGTCCTAATGTAAACTGACGTAATGTAGGAAATTTATTAGAAACCTGTACATCTGGATCTGCTCCGTCGTATGAGGTAAAAGTAAATAGGTTCTGCCCCTGTAAATAAATACTTAAATCTACTTCTTTTGTTACAGTTTTAGGAATTATATAACTCAATGATACATTCCTCAATCGAATAAATGAGGCGTCCACTATAGCAGCATCACTTCTCTTATAATCATCCCAAGCATCAAACACATTATTATCTGTGATAGAATAACGCTGGATAGGACTTATATCTCCAACTTGTTGCCAACGGTTTAATACCGATACAGGCAGATTGCTCACAGACCTTCCTGGGTAAGTAACCCGACTTAAATAACTGAAAGCTTTTTGTTTTGTAAATTGGAAAAACATCTCCAATTGTAAGTTTTTATACTGGAATGTATTACCCAAACCTCCAAAATATTTTGGAGTGAGATCCTCAAACCTTCTACGGTCATTAAAATCTAAAAATCCATCATTATTATAGTCTTCAAACTGAGCCATCCCGGTCTCCTGATTTACGCCAATAAAATGGTATAGTTGGCTTACTATTAAAGGTTGTCCTATAACCAGACGACTCTGAAAAGTAGAACCTTTCAGCCCTGGAAATGACACCAATTTATTTCTATTAGCTGAGATATTGAAGGTAGTACTCCATGTAAAATGGTCATTTTGAATATTTATAGTATTCAAGTCGATCTCTATTCCGGTATTCTCTACAATAGCATCAAAATTGCTGTTAACCCCTACAAAACCCGTAATAGCCGGCAAGGGCATATTAATCAACTGATTGGAAGACCTGTTACGATACCAAGCGGTTGAAAGTAAGATACGTTTCTTAAAAAACCCCAACTCTAATGCAACTTCCAATTTCTTGGTTTCTTCCCAAGCAAAATCCGGGTTAAACAATCGAGTGGGTGCTAAACTTAAACCATTATAGATACCATTTAGCTTGTATTCGTAAGTGTCAAAAAAGTTATAATTCCCAATATTATCACTTCCTGTAATACCATAACTAGCCCGTAATTTACCAAAAATTAAAATATTGTTATCTTCTAAAAACGTTTCTTCTGAAAATAACCAGGCACTCCCTATAGCTCCAAAATAACCAAATTGCTTTCCAGGTCCAAAACGGGAAGAACCATCACGACGGCCTGTAAGGTTTAAAATATACTTGTCTCGATAGTTAATGTTGATTCTACTAAAGAAAGACTGATATTTATATTCTGATACTATATCTTGAACGGTACTGCGGACATCTGCTTGTGATATATCAAGTAACACATCATTGCTTGGAAAACCCTTCCCATACAGAACCAGTTGTTGCTCTTTAGTGTGTTGAAAAGTAGCACCAACTAGTAATTTTAAAACTGTATTTTCCCCATCATACTGCCAATTAATTTGAGGTTCCACGATCCAGGATTCTCGAACTCCATTGTTAATAACAATATTGGAATGACGACTATCATAAAAAGCTATTCCCGGATTCAGTGCAGTATGCGGTTCTGCTTTATATGAATCCAAATTGTAATTCGTATAACCTAGGTTAACTTTAAACTCTAGCTTTTGTGGAATAGGCTGATAGGACGAGGTAGTATTTGCAATAAGACCTCTAGAATTAGCTCGATATTTCGTTTCTAATAAAGCCAAAGGATTTTGAAACGTTAAGTTTTCCCAGTTTAAGTTCCCTTGATCATCGTAAAGTACGGGTGCGATGGGGGCCAATCTCCTTGCATTTCCTGTGAAATCTATTGTTGGCAAATTATTTATATCTGCATTGTAACTACCTGAAAAATTCAACTTAAAACGACTGTCTTCAGATTGATGATTAATATTAACACGCATCGATGCTTTACTATATTTAGAATCTCCTGGAAATACCGTAGTCTCTACCAGATACCCACCACTTAACAAAAACTGGGTTTGTTTATTCCCTCTTGAAAACGATAATTGTGCATTTTGTCGGTAAGCAGTTCCTCCTAATAATACCTTTTGCCAATCTGTATATCTACTTTGATCCCAGAAGTTTAAATCACGTACTTGAGAACTATAAAGATCGGGGAGAGTTTCAAGGGTATAGCCATCATTGACAAAGGTTTCATTACGTATTTCCAAATATTGTTCGGTATTCAAAAGCTCAATAAAATTAGCAACTTGTCCTAATGTTGTACTAACATTGAATTTAATCTGCGTTTTACCTTCTTTACCTTTTTTGGTTGAAATAAGTATCACACCATTAGCTCCTCTGGAGCCATAAATTGCTGTAGCGTCTGCATCCTTTAATACTTCAATACTCTCAATATCCGTAGGGTTGATGGCATTTAGAGGGCTTACCCCTCTAGAATTGATAATTTGATCACCTACGGCAGTTGATTCTAATGTAGAGGAATCATAGGGTATTCCATCTACCACATACAAAGGGTCATTAGTACTACCATTACTACCGCCCTTGTTTATATCGATAAAATTTTGCCCCCTAATTCTAACTCGAAACCCTCCTCCAGGAAGCCCCGTGCTTTGCGTAATATTTACACCAGGCAAATGTCCTTGCATCGCTGCTAATGGATTATTAACAGGTTGTTTTTCTATGTTTTTTGCATCAATTTTACTGATACTCCCTGTTCGTTCTCGTTCGTTAGTATTGTAATAACCAGCGTTAATAGTTATTGCTTTTAGTTGATCTATTTCTTCTTTAAGAGTTACATTAATTATGGTTTGATTACCTACTACGATTTCTTGCTCCTTATAACCCAAATATGAAAAGACCAATACATTAGCCGAA includes:
- a CDS encoding RagB/SusD family nutrient uptake outer membrane protein; protein product: MRYTIETLISCRCYSIKVLHAFLFILLFSNCDDFVEVDLPQNQLTSSDVFQDAATATAAIRNIYVEMRDGGLMSGYEGGNSSELGLYADEMDQFNIQNPFFDHSISATNSRISGWWNHTYNLIYTANAIIEGVENSATLSLEDHNQLKGEALFIRGYLHFLLVELYGPVPYIRTTDYTVNVIAFRDPINKVYDYIIKDLIEAANLLSEDISGERIRVYKGVVKALLARVYLYTHQWHLAETMASNIINSFVLEPDLNKVFLKNASSTIWQFRPSVEGENASYGGSFIFTVNPGIKPTLSESMVKTFQPNDLRKYSWTRSVNSGSNTWYHAYKYKEAGSTENLDGEAESKEYPVVFRLAEQYLIRAEARAQRGDISGAQEDLNVVRTRAGLPNTIAASTDALLGVILQERRVELFTEHGHRWFDLKRLGKAAEILAPVKSNWQDKDILLPIPESEILLNPNLIPQNDGY
- a CDS encoding SusC/RagA family TonB-linked outer membrane protein; translated protein: MTTRFNEIKLKHTKYVLLIITVFAFCNSVIGLPSKYHISQNDKIVIKKDASVSLDEVFEIVKKQTNYMFVYHHSLFKDFPDINLRKGVFSLKKLLSHVLTGKNVSVVFSTNNTILIKEKINNLKRQQFSVSGIVTDESGVPISGVTVLIKVANKGTITDFDGQYTISVTDSANVLVFSYLGYKEQEIVVGNQTIINVTLKEEIDQLKAITINAGYYNTNERERTGSISKIDAKNIEKQPVNNPLAAMQGHLPGVNITQSTGLPGGGFRVRIRGQNFIDINKGGSNGSTNDPLYVVDGIPYDSSTLESTAVGDQIINSRGVSPLNAINPTDIESIEVLKDADATAIYGSRGANGVILISTKKGKEGKTQIKFNVSTTLGQVANFIELLNTEQYLEIRNETFVNDGYTLETLPDLYSSQVRDLNFWDQSRYTDWQKVLLGGTAYRQNAQLSFSRGNKQTQFLLSGGYLVETTVFPGDSKYSKASMRVNINHQSEDSRFKLNFSGSYNADINNLPTIDFTGNARRLAPIAPVLYDDQGNLNWENLTFQNPLALLETKYRANSRGLIANTTSSYQPIPQKLEFKVNLGYTNYNLDSYKAEPHTALNPGIAFYDSRHSNIVINNGVRESWIVEPQINWQYDGENTVLKLLVGATFQHTKEQQLVLYGKGFPSNDVLLDISQADVRSTVQDIVSEYKYQSFFSRININYRDKYILNLTGRRDGSSRFGPGKQFGYFGAIGSAWLFSEETFLEDNNILIFGKLRASYGITGSDNIGNYNFFDTYEYKLNGIYNGLSLAPTRLFNPDFAWEETKKLEVALELGFFKKRILLSTAWYRNRSSNQLINMPLPAITGFVGVNSNFDAIVENTGIEIDLNTINIQNDHFTWSTTFNISANRNKLVSFPGLKGSTFQSRLVIGQPLIVSQLYHFIGVNQETGMAQFEDYNNDGFLDFNDRRRFEDLTPKYFGGLGNTFQYKNLQLEMFFQFTKQKAFSYLSRVTYPGRSVSNLPVSVLNRWQQVGDISPIQRYSITDNNVFDAWDDYKRSDAAIVDASFIRLRNVSLSYIIPKTVTKEVDLSIYLQGQNLFTFTSYDGADPDVQVSNKFPTLRQFTLGLSLSF